The Primulina huaijiensis isolate GDHJ02 chromosome 10, ASM1229523v2, whole genome shotgun sequence region agtcGGATTGCTTTCGCGAGGAAAATGACAATTCtcaccaaaaatattataaaattaggCAAAAAGATAAGGTCGCTTAGATAGCTTAGAGTACAAAATACGACTTTGCAACCACGCCATATTGGACGATGATTCCGATATTGATATACACCTGCGCAAACATGAAAATGAACCGAGTGTGAGGCCAACATATTTAAAACACCCTTTGTAACAAATCTACAAGAAAGAATAGCCAAGATTTGGATTGGCATGATTAGACTACCCCAACTTTCTAGCTCAAGTTAACAAGAAAATCGCCTCTTGCCACGGACAAGTTTGAAGCACAATCGATACACCTCACAGGCCCTGATAAACTACTTGGTAAGACAAGAATTAATCTTCACTGTAATGTGACCAGATTATTCATCAAAGCCTGGCATTGCAAACTGGGAGGCAAAATTTTCGACTCTTGCTCGAAGCTCGATTATCTCTTTGTTGTTCCCAAGACCCTTCAGAAAATGTTTCGGTAGTTTCCCGTGTTCCCTATGCACTGAACTAGCAATCTGTGCAGCAGTTATGAGATATTCAGCCATTGTCTCAAAATCATCCTCGAGACAGCCTCTTGATGTCATTGCAGGAGTACCTGTGGGAAGAAACATGAAAACTTCCGTTACGGCAACAAATAATGACGGCGCATAACGCATTACAGAAATGTGCATGAGTTGTTCATTTCAAAAAGATAATAACTTACCGATTCTTACACCTCCAGGGGTAATGTTGCCATTGTCATCAAAAATGGTTACTTTGTTGAGTGTAATGTGACACAACTCACACACATTCTCAAAAATTTTCCCTACACGGCACAAAATTTATAGAAGATAAATACATGGCCTACGGAGAAAACATCAGCAGAAGAAGGTACCCATAGACAAAAGCAAGCTACCACCAATTCAGCACACACATAAGAAAACATTATCATTCaggtaaaaaaattatagttcaaaagttcaatattttcttacaaAACATCAAATTAAAACCCTACACCAAGAAAGAATTCTATCAGTCGAGCAGAGAAGAGAGACCAAGACTAAAGAAAAGATAAAAAGTCGCCGAACCCTGAGAATGCTGATCAAAGTATATTCATGACTGATGACACacaaaaaacatttattattcTATATCAACTAGCCAAACAATTATATTACATTAATGGAAATTTActtctaaatttaaatttaatcaaaGAAATCTCCTTTCCAGTAACAGAAAAAAAACTAGCCCAGTTTGAGTACAAAAATAGGTAAGGATATGGAACTGAGGCACTCTACAGCTGATTGTATCATCCACAATATCCAAACATCAAACTAACAGAAACAAAGAAAATATAGTTGACTATCTTATTCTTTGCaggataaaaaaaagaaatcgaTCTCTTTCCTCAATGAAAAGTTGGAGCATTTTAAAGAAGTCTTCTAGATAAAAACTGTTAATTGCAGAACCAACACAATTTTTACAGCACGCGCCAAAACTTGAGTTCAACACATATAACGAGGTATAATCTTGAACATGATAACACAATGAAACCAAAAATCCAGTAGCTAAGgaaaatgctttaaaaaaaataaatatggaaAATTGGTGGAAAGTGTTCTGGGGAAAAACATGCCTGTCAATCCAAAATTTCTCAGATCCCAAAGCAACAAATGATTATCTGTGCCTCCAGTGACAAGCCTACAGTTTCTCTTCGATAAAGCCGCGGCCAAAGCCTGAGCATTTTTCTTGACTTGTAGCATATACATCTTGTATTCAGGCGTAGCCACTTGTTTCAATGCTATTGCAAGTGCAGCAATGTGATTATTGTGTGGTCCACCTTGCAGTGCTGGGAAAACAGCAAAGTTTATCTTTTCTTCAAAATCATATCTATCACTACCATCACCTTGATTTAAAAGCATCCCTCTCTTCCTTTGCTTTGGCCCCTTCCTATAAAAAATAATCCCTCCCCTAGGGCCACGGAGACTTTTATGGGTAGTTGAGGTGACAATATCACAATATTCAAAAGGACTTGCACATTCCTGCATGTAGAAACTCGTGTAATTAGATAAATACAAGAAGCCTATTTATACAAAATGCGTAAAACTCTGACCCAAAACAGGAGTTACAGCACTCAAAACAGGAAGGATAGCATAGTCCGTAGTAACCATGttatataaattcaaacaaCACTGATTTCTGAatcggcaaaaaaaaaaaaacaaatagtaTATGGTGCCACATGgttctgttctgttctgtgAGCGCAACATCagattttaatgttaaaatcaaaataaaaatcaccAAGAAACCCGTGTTCTGCGGATTTATTAAATCCAGTTAAACACAAAACAATTTGTTTCTCCAAGTTAGAATGTGAACGAACCAATTTCATCCAATAGTGCAGCTAACTGCAACAAAACACTGCTTCAATAGGCAGTACATCATGGTTTGTATTTGACGCCTTACTAGTTCAAGGACATTCAAGGTCAGGCTActtattcataaccacaaattGCATACCCACTAACATTAGCaagaaacaaattatttaagCTAGAATCCAGCAAGAAGCGAAAGAacaattcaacaaaaataaggCATCAAAATCGGTAGGTTATGATACAAGAGCAGGAATCGCCACCATGATCAACCTTTGGTAAtaaccataaaaaataatacaaatcaAAGGAACACCTtagaaaataaatgataaaaagtgCAATTCACTAAGGATGGCATAGAGAGCATAAGCTTGttgtaaatgaaatttttggtaGTACGCTAGGTTCCATTTCTAAAATTACAATCGTAGCAGGCATTCATTCTCTCTCACCCCAGACCTTGCAAAACTACAAGACGCCGACTGTGGGAAGAGTAATCAATTCAAGACATATgcttttttaaatcaaatggGAATACTTAGTAAAACAAAGCAGACAAATAAAAAGGTTACAAAAAATTGACGTCAgtccataaaaatcataaaacatttCACCTTAGAAGCAATAAGACCGCTAATCTGAGCCATATCACACAACAAAACTGCACCACATTTATCTGCAATTTGTTTAAACCTTGCATAATCCCACTCCCGAGGATATGAACTCCCACCACAAATCAATATCTTTGGGCGAAAATCAAGTGCCTTCTCCTCGAGCTTTTCGTAATCTATATACCCTGTTTGGGGATTAACCTTGTATGGCAAGCTCTCAAAAAATATAGACGCCCCTGAGACCTTTCTCCCATTTGGTAAATAATATCCATGGCTTGTGTTACCTCCAGATGGAGTGTCCAACCCCATTATCCTATCACCAGGTAACAAAAGACCCGTAAAAACTGCAAAATTTGCTGATGTACACGAATAAGGCTGTACATTCACACCCCAATTTTCAGAATCAAGCCCAAAAGCATACAAAGCACGCTCGCGACAAAGTGTTTCAATCTCATCAATGTACTGATTTCCACCATAGTATCGAGCCCCTGGCATCCCCTCTGAATATTTATTAGTTAAATGGCTTCCCAATGCCTCCATTACTGCTTTACACACAAAATTCTCCGAAGCAATCAATTCGATCCCTCTATACTGCCTTTGCTTCTCCTTTTCCATGATTC contains the following coding sequences:
- the LOC140986030 gene encoding serine hydroxymethyltransferase 6-like, producing the protein MDSTLLPTTTKGLSLGFSSHGSKVVESARGSKIADDSISFQIESRVTDPLHPVPSVPLQLMDQETANHHYDLDINSNESKGRRTDEGEKDAEEFRILGHSMCLKRRRDCDSGSSVPSSFNKVFIVSSSDMESRRKMVKAWGNQRLQDADPDVFGIMEKEKQRQYRGIELIASENFVCKAVMEALGSHLTNKYSEGMPGARYYGGNQYIDEIETLCRERALYAFGLDSENWGVNVQPYSCTSANFAVFTGLLLPGDRIMGLDTPSGGNTSHGYYLPNGRKVSGASIFFESLPYKVNPQTGYIDYEKLEEKALDFRPKILICGGSSYPREWDYARFKQIADKCGAVLLCDMAQISGLIASKECASPFEYCDIVTSTTHKSLRGPRGGIIFYRKGPKQRKRGMLLNQGDGSDRYDFEEKINFAVFPALQGGPHNNHIAALAIALKQVATPEYKMYMLQVKKNAQALAAALSKRNCRLVTGGTDNHLLLWDLRNFGLTGKIFENVCELCHITLNKVTIFDDNGNITPGGVRIGTPAMTSRGCLEDDFETMAEYLITAAQIASSVHREHGKLPKHFLKGLGNNKEIIELRARVENFASQFAMPGFDE